A genome region from Christensenella minuta includes the following:
- a CDS encoding rhamnulokinase has translation METKRHLAFDFGAESGRAIVGELKDGKLEMEEIHRFPTQSMFIYGSLRWNIYRFYEEIVTGLRKYTAKYGSALESIGVDTWGVDYGFLKKDGSLLEIPYQYRDDRTNGTAEIIDKAAGNREVYDITGIQFMTINTLNQMAAVKRDTPERLEEAHDMLFIGDLLHYFLSGEKAAEFTVASTSQMLDAFKKEWSHELFEQFGIPDQLKSKIVFAGDVIGTIDPKLAKEVGLNGTVKIVAPAVHDTASAATAIPAEGENWAYISSGTWCMVGVETNGPVINDASYEMNISNSGGSLGKNLFLKNVMGLWIIQQCKKAWNKKDPGLGYPEIVEKAVRAKPFAGFIDPDDDLFFAPQDNIAAIREYLDKTGQTDVDTEDIGTVARIVYEALAFKYRYVVDRLKAATGQQVEVLHIIGGGTKNALLNQFSANALGFQVKAGPAEATATGNLLLQAYGCNEVNSLQEIREVVRASNEMEVFEPENETAGEWARAYEQFKAVCGL, from the coding sequence ATGGAGACAAAAAGACATCTGGCGTTCGATTTCGGTGCGGAAAGCGGCCGCGCTATTGTCGGGGAGCTTAAAGATGGGAAATTGGAAATGGAAGAAATTCACCGTTTTCCGACCCAGAGTATGTTCATATATGGGTCCCTGCGGTGGAATATATACAGGTTTTATGAGGAGATCGTTACAGGATTGCGCAAATATACCGCGAAATACGGAAGTGCCCTCGAAAGCATAGGCGTAGATACGTGGGGGGTAGACTACGGCTTTCTGAAAAAAGACGGAAGCCTTTTGGAAATTCCCTACCAATACCGGGATGACCGCACAAACGGCACGGCGGAAATTATCGACAAGGCCGCGGGAAACCGTGAAGTATACGACATCACAGGTATCCAGTTTATGACGATTAATACCCTCAACCAGATGGCAGCGGTAAAACGCGACACGCCGGAGCGGCTTGAAGAAGCGCACGATATGCTGTTTATTGGGGATCTGCTGCACTATTTTCTGAGCGGAGAGAAAGCCGCGGAATTTACAGTGGCGTCGACGTCGCAGATGCTTGACGCATTTAAAAAGGAATGGTCCCATGAATTATTTGAACAGTTTGGAATTCCGGACCAGCTGAAAAGCAAAATTGTTTTTGCCGGCGACGTTATCGGAACGATTGATCCGAAACTGGCAAAAGAGGTCGGCTTGAACGGTACGGTAAAGATCGTTGCTCCGGCAGTGCATGATACGGCCAGTGCGGCAACTGCGATTCCCGCAGAAGGGGAAAATTGGGCTTATATTAGCTCGGGAACATGGTGCATGGTCGGCGTTGAAACCAATGGACCGGTAATTAACGACGCCAGCTATGAAATGAATATTTCCAATTCCGGCGGCTCGCTTGGAAAGAATTTATTCCTGAAAAACGTTATGGGGCTTTGGATCATTCAGCAGTGCAAAAAGGCATGGAATAAAAAAGACCCCGGGCTTGGATACCCTGAGATTGTGGAAAAAGCGGTACGGGCAAAGCCGTTCGCAGGTTTTATCGATCCGGACGACGATTTATTTTTTGCGCCGCAGGACAACATTGCAGCGATCCGGGAATACCTGGACAAGACCGGGCAAACGGATGTAGATACTGAAGATATTGGGACGGTAGCGCGCATCGTGTATGAAGCGCTGGCGTTCAAATACCGTTATGTAGTCGACAGGCTCAAGGCTGCAACCGGACAGCAGGTGGAAGTGCTGCACATTATCGGAGGCGGCACTAAAAATGCTTTACTGAACCAATTCTCTGCAAATGCGCTTGGATTCCAAGTGAAAGCGGGACCGGCGGAAGCGACGGCTACCGGCAATTTGCTTTTGCAGGCGTATGGCTGTAACGAGGTGAACTCCTTGCAGGAGATACGCGAGGTTGTTCGGGCTTCCAACGAAATGGAAGTATTTGAACCGGAGAACGAGACGGCCGGGGAGTGGGCGCGTGCCTATGAACAGTTCAAAGCGGTATGCGGACTGTAA
- a CDS encoding L-rhamnose isomerase has product MDKKNILAQYEQAKEQFAATGVDTDKAIDALQRVEISMHCWQGDDVIGFEESDQGLSGGIMTTGNYMGRARTADELRTDYEKAFSLIPGKQRANLHAFYLETNGKRVERDEIEAKYFENWMQWAQELGISLDFNPSMFSHPKADGYTLASYDKGIRDFWIEHGKRSRAVGAEMGKRQGNPCVINHWMVDGSKDAPVDRFARRQLFAKSMDEILAEKISKDYLLDSIESKLFGIGLESFTAGSNEMCLGYALTRDIMVTFDLGHFHPTESVADKISSTLVYMDKILLHTSRGVRWDSDHVVLQNDDLALLMEEVVRAEALSRVCIALDFFDASINRIAAWVIGTRATQRALLSALLEPTEKLKELEKAGDTTSRLALLEEHKNMPINSVWNYFCEKNNVPAGSAWLDEVKQYEKDVLAGRI; this is encoded by the coding sequence ATGGACAAGAAAAATATATTGGCGCAGTATGAGCAGGCTAAAGAACAATTTGCCGCAACAGGTGTGGATACGGATAAAGCGATTGACGCGCTGCAGCGAGTTGAGATATCGATGCATTGTTGGCAGGGAGACGATGTAATTGGCTTTGAGGAAAGCGATCAGGGATTGTCCGGCGGTATCATGACGACCGGAAATTATATGGGGCGTGCCCGTACCGCCGACGAACTTCGGACAGACTATGAAAAGGCATTTTCTCTGATTCCGGGAAAACAGCGGGCAAATCTGCACGCCTTCTATCTGGAAACAAATGGAAAGCGTGTCGAAAGGGATGAAATAGAGGCGAAGTATTTTGAAAATTGGATGCAATGGGCACAGGAGCTGGGAATCTCCCTCGATTTTAATCCATCTATGTTTTCACACCCAAAGGCGGATGGATATACATTAGCGAGCTATGATAAAGGAATCCGCGATTTTTGGATCGAGCATGGGAAACGGTCGCGCGCAGTTGGAGCTGAAATGGGTAAGCGGCAGGGAAACCCTTGTGTAATCAACCACTGGATGGTGGACGGGAGCAAGGATGCACCCGTTGACAGATTTGCCCGCCGGCAGTTGTTTGCGAAAAGTATGGATGAAATTCTCGCAGAGAAGATTTCCAAGGATTACTTGCTGGACAGCATTGAAAGCAAATTGTTTGGTATTGGTTTAGAGAGCTTTACGGCCGGATCTAATGAAATGTGCCTTGGTTATGCCCTGACACGCGATATTATGGTGACCTTCGACCTTGGGCATTTCCATCCGACAGAAAGTGTGGCAGATAAGATTTCATCAACGCTTGTGTATATGGATAAAATACTGCTGCATACGAGCCGCGGGGTTCGCTGGGATAGCGATCATGTCGTTCTGCAAAATGATGACCTTGCATTGCTGATGGAAGAAGTAGTGCGCGCGGAGGCGCTTTCTCGCGTGTGTATTGCACTGGATTTCTTCGATGCGAGCATTAACCGCATCGCTGCCTGGGTGATCGGTACGCGCGCAACCCAGAGGGCTTTGCTGTCAGCGTTACTTGAACCGACGGAAAAGCTGAAGGAATTGGAAAAAGCTGGCGATACGACATCACGGCTTGCTCTTCTTGAAGAACATAAAAATATGCCGATTAATTCGGTTTGGAATTACTTCTGTGAAAAGAATAATGTCCCGGCCGGAAGCGCGTGGCTTGATGAAGTGAAGCAGTACGAAAAAGATGTACTGGCCGGCAGAATCTAA
- the rhaS gene encoding rhamnose ABC transporter substrate-binding protein, translating into MKKWMTVVCLLIVAAFVFAACAPAAETASQAPESSTEPGEASVESSTEASAGTETTGSGKHAIVFKNTGNPYGEKEMEGFENAVKEAGQEAILRAPDQPTAEGQIQIIEELIAQGVDSITVVANDPDALQPALTKAMQAGIKVIAVDSGVNAQSRELFVNQAGSELIGQALMDAAYDMCGGSGEFAILSATSQATNQNAWIEALQKIMEGDEKYKDMELVKVAYGDDLRDKSVSETEALLQSYPDLKCIVAPTTVGIAAAGKVLTDKGLAGKVALTGLGLPSEMAEYIDNGVCEYMFLWNPLDLGYLAGYTAMALTDGAITGATGDKFEAGTLGEYTVVDASDGGTEIILGPPFKFDAANIAEWKDVY; encoded by the coding sequence ATGAAAAAATGGATGACGGTAGTATGTTTGCTGATCGTCGCGGCGTTTGTCTTTGCGGCTTGCGCTCCGGCGGCGGAAACAGCTTCGCAGGCGCCGGAAAGCAGCACGGAGCCTGGAGAAGCAAGCGTTGAGAGCAGTACGGAGGCTTCCGCAGGCACGGAAACGACGGGCAGCGGTAAACATGCGATAGTGTTCAAAAATACGGGGAACCCGTATGGCGAAAAGGAAATGGAAGGCTTTGAAAATGCGGTTAAGGAAGCCGGCCAGGAAGCGATTTTAAGGGCGCCGGACCAGCCGACGGCGGAAGGCCAGATTCAGATCATCGAAGAACTGATCGCGCAGGGGGTTGATTCTATTACCGTAGTTGCGAATGATCCGGATGCACTACAGCCGGCTTTGACAAAAGCGATGCAGGCGGGAATTAAAGTGATTGCAGTCGACTCCGGCGTAAACGCGCAGTCGAGAGAGCTGTTTGTAAACCAGGCCGGTTCAGAACTCATCGGCCAGGCTTTGATGGATGCGGCGTACGATATGTGCGGCGGCTCCGGCGAATTTGCGATCCTTTCAGCGACAAGCCAAGCAACGAATCAGAATGCATGGATTGAGGCGCTTCAGAAAATCATGGAAGGCGATGAGAAATATAAAGATATGGAACTAGTAAAGGTTGCTTACGGCGACGACCTGCGTGACAAATCCGTATCTGAGACGGAAGCGCTTTTACAGTCTTATCCAGACCTGAAATGTATCGTAGCGCCCACAACGGTAGGAATCGCTGCAGCAGGAAAGGTCCTGACGGATAAAGGGCTGGCAGGGAAAGTTGCGTTGACAGGTCTTGGACTACCATCCGAAATGGCGGAGTATATCGACAATGGCGTTTGCGAATATATGTTCCTGTGGAATCCGTTGGATCTCGGGTATTTGGCAGGATATACGGCGATGGCACTGACCGATGGCGCGATTACGGGAGCAACCGGAGACAAATTTGAAGCAGGAACACTTGGCGAATATACGGTTGTGGATGCGAGCGACGGCGGCACGGAGATCATACTTGGACCTCCTTTCAAGTTTGACGCAGCAAACATCGCAGAATGGAAAGACGTATACTAA
- a CDS encoding ABC transporter permease gives MASLNKRTNVELDRSVLEHKLDPKKFFLQWEWLLVIILVVILIVNGSISDYFRGTQILDATMNFMDKGFMVLAMVFVILLGEIDISVGSTAALCSVIMAIAYNAGMPMELSMVLCLAVGLGCGYVNGILVAKCKEVPSMIITLATMTIYRGIAYIILEDQASGGFPEWFQYLSWGYVGPIPFSLLMFIILAVVFGMLLHKSAFGRQVYAMGNNETTSRYSGIKVNRNKVIIFTLMGLMAGACALFLTSRMASTRPNVAQGYELDVIAMVVLGGVSTAGGKGNMLGAILAVFIVGYLRYGLGLINISAQVMMIIIGLLLIGSVLASNFLLNKPKALPKK, from the coding sequence ATGGCTTCTTTAAACAAACGCACAAACGTAGAATTGGATCGTTCGGTTTTGGAACATAAGCTGGACCCGAAAAAATTCTTCCTGCAGTGGGAATGGCTGCTCGTTATCATATTGGTCGTCATACTAATCGTCAATGGTTCGATATCGGATTATTTCCGCGGAACACAAATATTGGACGCTACGATGAATTTTATGGACAAAGGCTTCATGGTTCTGGCAATGGTTTTTGTCATCCTGCTGGGAGAGATAGATATCTCGGTTGGATCAACCGCAGCTTTGTGTTCCGTCATTATGGCGATAGCTTATAATGCAGGAATGCCGATGGAGCTTTCAATGGTACTCTGTCTTGCAGTAGGCCTTGGGTGCGGTTATGTAAACGGGATTCTGGTTGCAAAATGCAAAGAGGTTCCATCCATGATTATTACATTGGCAACGATGACGATTTATCGTGGAATCGCTTATATCATATTGGAAGATCAAGCCTCCGGAGGCTTTCCGGAATGGTTCCAGTATCTAAGCTGGGGATATGTTGGGCCGATTCCATTTTCACTGCTAATGTTTATTATCCTTGCCGTAGTTTTTGGGATGCTGCTGCATAAAAGCGCATTTGGGCGGCAGGTCTATGCAATGGGAAACAATGAGACAACAAGCAGATATTCCGGAATCAAGGTAAATCGCAATAAAGTTATCATTTTTACGCTTATGGGTCTCATGGCGGGCGCATGTGCGCTGTTTCTTACATCCCGCATGGCATCCACGAGGCCAAATGTAGCGCAGGGCTATGAACTGGACGTTATTGCCATGGTTGTGCTGGGCGGCGTATCGACAGCAGGGGGGAAAGGAAATATGCTTGGAGCGATTCTTGCGGTATTTATCGTAGGATATCTGAGATATGGCCTTGGGCTTATCAATATTTCGGCACAGGTTATGATGATTATCATCGGCCTTTTGCTGATTGGATCAGTATTGGCCTCCAACTTTTTACTTAACAAACCGAAAGCCCTACCGAAAAAATAA
- a CDS encoding ABC transporter permease, translated as MLRNTSILAILAVGMMMVMITGGIDLSVGAIVALAGMVSALTVQYVPQLPAAVAILIGMGVGIGCGAVNGVLVAKGRIIPIIATLGMMNVFRGLTYLISGSKWVSAHQMSDGFKSIATSGIGPINTLIIIAVVVVLIFYYFLNYNRTGRYIYAVGSNPESAVITGIKKDRILIMSYTLLGLLTGMAGVLWVAKFASAQGDTATGYEMNVIAACVLGGVSVSGGTGKVGGLLLGVLLLGVLQNALPLINVSTFWEDFIQGIIILVAILLNISVKRRADKNALKRREI; from the coding sequence ATGCTTAGAAACACGTCAATCCTGGCAATTCTTGCTGTTGGGATGATGATGGTAATGATTACAGGCGGAATCGATCTATCGGTTGGTGCGATCGTAGCACTGGCAGGAATGGTATCCGCGCTCACGGTGCAGTATGTCCCACAGCTACCTGCGGCCGTTGCAATACTGATCGGCATGGGAGTAGGAATCGGGTGCGGGGCAGTAAACGGTGTATTGGTGGCAAAAGGAAGGATCATACCGATTATAGCTACATTGGGCATGATGAATGTATTCCGCGGCCTAACCTATTTAATCAGCGGTAGTAAATGGGTCTCGGCGCATCAGATGTCGGATGGGTTTAAGTCTATCGCAACAAGTGGCATCGGCCCGATCAATACTCTTATCATCATTGCGGTTGTCGTGGTATTGATTTTCTACTATTTTCTGAATTACAACCGGACAGGCCGGTATATTTATGCCGTGGGTTCCAATCCGGAAAGCGCAGTTATCACCGGCATTAAAAAAGACCGGATTTTAATCATGTCCTATACGCTGCTGGGGCTGCTTACCGGAATGGCAGGAGTGTTGTGGGTTGCCAAATTCGCCTCTGCACAGGGCGATACGGCGACTGGCTATGAGATGAATGTGATTGCCGCCTGCGTGCTTGGCGGCGTCAGCGTATCCGGCGGAACCGGAAAGGTAGGCGGCTTGCTTCTGGGAGTGTTGCTGCTCGGAGTGCTGCAAAATGCGCTGCCATTGATTAATGTATCCACTTTCTGGGAGGACTTTATACAGGGAATTATCATATTGGTGGCAATCCTGCTGAATATCTCGGTAAAACGCAGGGCGGATAAGAATGCTTTAAAGAGAAGGGAGATATGA
- a CDS encoding sugar ABC transporter ATP-binding protein yields the protein MDEYILELDHITKIFPGVKALQDVNFQLKRGEIHALMGENGAGKSTFIKVITGVHQPEEGTMKLDGQPVQFKSTRDSQEAGIVCIYQHSTAYPDLSVTENIFLGHEITKGKMKALQWKEMHAKAQELLDRLGANIDPRASMGTLSVAQQQLVEIAKALSSQARIIIMDEPTAALTKRESEELYEYTEKLREGGASIIFISHRFEDMYRLADRVTVLRDAQYIGTWDVDAISNEDMIIAMVGREIKQLFPKRKIEIGEEILRVEKLGRTGYFKDISFDVKKGEIVALTGLVGAGRSEVAETVFGIAQPSEGTVYVDGKEVKIKSPTDATCAGLGLLPEDRQKQALILDWEISKNIGLGNMDRFRDGPWYNKTKESEAAQELAEKMAVKASSIYDKASSLSGGNQQKVVVAKALTSNLKLIIMDEPTKGVDVGAKAAIYEIMGELAEQGYGILLISSEMPEVLGMADRIIVMKSGRITAEFKSEEANQEKILEAAMLGE from the coding sequence ATGGATGAATATATCTTGGAGTTGGACCATATCACAAAGATATTTCCCGGCGTAAAAGCATTGCAGGATGTGAACTTTCAATTAAAACGCGGAGAAATACATGCCCTTATGGGGGAAAATGGCGCCGGGAAATCGACATTTATCAAAGTGATTACCGGAGTGCACCAACCTGAAGAAGGCACTATGAAACTGGATGGACAGCCGGTGCAGTTTAAATCCACACGCGATTCACAGGAAGCGGGAATCGTCTGTATTTACCAGCATTCCACAGCTTATCCGGACTTGAGTGTAACGGAGAATATTTTTTTGGGGCATGAAATTACCAAAGGAAAAATGAAGGCGCTGCAGTGGAAAGAGATGCACGCAAAGGCGCAGGAGCTCTTGGATAGGCTCGGGGCCAACATCGATCCGCGGGCCAGCATGGGTACGCTTTCGGTTGCACAGCAGCAGCTTGTGGAAATTGCCAAAGCGCTTTCAAGCCAGGCGCGGATTATTATTATGGACGAACCTACCGCGGCCCTGACGAAACGGGAGAGCGAAGAATTATACGAATATACGGAAAAATTACGCGAGGGCGGCGCATCGATTATTTTCATTTCACATCGGTTCGAGGACATGTACAGACTTGCGGACCGTGTAACTGTATTGCGCGATGCACAATATATAGGCACGTGGGATGTCGATGCGATATCGAATGAAGATATGATTATTGCAATGGTGGGAAGGGAAATCAAACAATTGTTTCCCAAACGCAAAATTGAAATTGGCGAGGAAATCCTAAGAGTGGAAAAACTTGGCCGTACCGGATATTTCAAAGATATTTCTTTTGATGTGAAGAAAGGGGAAATCGTTGCATTAACCGGCCTTGTCGGCGCAGGACGAAGCGAGGTTGCCGAAACGGTTTTCGGCATAGCGCAACCGAGTGAAGGAACGGTTTATGTAGATGGAAAAGAAGTGAAGATCAAAAGCCCGACTGACGCGACGTGCGCAGGGCTGGGATTATTGCCGGAGGACCGGCAAAAACAGGCGTTGATACTCGATTGGGAAATTTCTAAAAATATTGGGCTTGGAAATATGGACCGGTTTCGGGACGGACCATGGTATAACAAAACAAAAGAGAGCGAGGCGGCGCAGGAACTTGCGGAGAAAATGGCGGTCAAGGCGTCTTCCATTTATGATAAGGCATCCTCGTTGTCTGGCGGGAATCAACAAAAGGTCGTGGTAGCAAAAGCGCTTACCTCGAATTTGAAACTGATTATTATGGACGAACCGACAAAAGGCGTTGACGTCGGTGCAAAGGCGGCTATTTATGAGATCATGGGAGAACTTGCTGAACAGGGATATGGAATCCTCCTGATCTCTTCGGAAATGCCGGAGGTTTTGGGTATGGCTGACCGTATCATCGTAATGAAATCAGGAAGAATTACAGCCGAATTCAAAAGCGAAGAGGCAAATCAGGAAAAAATATTGGAAGCGGCTATGCTGGGAGAATAA
- a CDS encoding TetR/AcrR family transcriptional regulator: protein MEKRDTRQKILEAALGLFSVHGYDGVSVRDIAGAVGIKDSSLYKHYKSKQEIFATLLDEMNRRFEETAAFYRLPQGEIGHVTKQYGENDLGWLKKAVDAIFLFFVSDPYATKFMHLLMIEQFKNNDAAKLFSEWFIEGALSFQTALFDEMMKEGYFRGADPRAAATQFYGPVLLLVLMYDSKPEKQEEALRLLHAHIEEFAGNYHISHGEHK, encoded by the coding sequence ATGGAAAAACGGGATACCAGGCAAAAAATATTAGAGGCCGCGCTCGGCCTTTTCTCGGTGCACGGTTATGACGGCGTATCCGTCAGGGATATTGCCGGGGCCGTAGGGATCAAAGACAGCTCTCTCTATAAACACTACAAAAGCAAGCAGGAAATTTTCGCAACCCTCCTTGATGAAATGAACAGGCGTTTTGAGGAGACCGCCGCCTTCTACAGGCTTCCTCAGGGTGAAATCGGCCACGTCACGAAGCAATATGGGGAAAATGACCTCGGCTGGCTGAAAAAAGCGGTGGACGCAATCTTCCTGTTTTTCGTAAGCGATCCGTATGCCACTAAATTCATGCACCTGCTGATGATCGAGCAGTTCAAAAACAACGACGCGGCGAAGCTCTTCAGCGAGTGGTTTATTGAAGGGGCGCTTTCTTTCCAAACCGCGTTGTTTGATGAAATGATGAAAGAAGGATATTTTCGCGGGGCAGACCCCCGCGCCGCAGCGACGCAGTTTTACGGGCCGGTCCTGCTGCTCGTCCTGATGTATGATTCCAAGCCTGAAAAGCAGGAAGAGGCGCTTCGTCTGCTGCATGCCCACATTGAAGAATTTGCGGGGAATTATCATATTTCACACGGAGAACACAAATGA
- a CDS encoding radical SAM/SPASM domain-containing protein: protein MNLNEYMNRGISLLLKTAGRYYFNNPRGIAFLAKTVPEIKKNAKRRQRHEEAGLHVPPFLIASITSSCNLHCAGCYARAAGACTDGGAQDMTAAEWQTIFAEASALGISFILLAGGEPMVRRDVLEASASFPNMVFPVFTNGTMMDEAYLKLFERHRNLIPVFSIEGGRRATDARRGEGAYRAAVDAMAHFRKRKILFGASITVTKANSKDVTQACFVEDLRQKGCGLVFFVEYVPVEPGTERLSLGDTDRKDLQKTVDALRDRFPDTILVSFPGDEEAAGGCLASGRGFFHISANGGAEPCPFSPHSQLNLRESTIEDALRSGFFLRLREIAVNAGHHGGCTLFEHKEEVEALTGGTAP, encoded by the coding sequence ATGAATTTAAATGAATATATGAACCGGGGAATCTCCCTGCTGTTAAAAACTGCCGGGAGATATTATTTCAACAATCCAAGGGGGATCGCCTTTCTTGCAAAGACCGTTCCTGAAATTAAAAAAAACGCCAAGCGCAGGCAGCGGCACGAAGAAGCAGGCCTTCATGTGCCGCCTTTCCTGATCGCCAGCATCACATCGAGCTGCAACCTCCATTGCGCGGGCTGTTATGCGCGTGCGGCGGGCGCGTGTACGGACGGCGGCGCGCAGGATATGACTGCCGCGGAATGGCAAACAATATTCGCGGAAGCGTCGGCGCTCGGCATATCGTTCATCCTGCTGGCAGGCGGCGAACCTATGGTGCGCAGGGATGTCCTTGAGGCGTCGGCTTCTTTCCCGAATATGGTCTTTCCAGTTTTTACCAACGGAACCATGATGGACGAAGCATATCTTAAATTATTTGAAAGGCACCGCAACCTGATCCCTGTTTTCAGCATCGAGGGAGGCAGGCGCGCGACCGATGCGCGCCGGGGCGAGGGCGCTTACCGGGCCGCCGTGGATGCGATGGCCCATTTCCGCAAACGAAAAATACTCTTCGGCGCTTCTATCACCGTAACCAAAGCAAACAGCAAAGACGTGACACAGGCTTGTTTTGTCGAAGACTTGCGCCAGAAAGGCTGTGGTTTGGTTTTCTTTGTGGAATACGTCCCCGTGGAGCCCGGCACGGAGCGCCTGAGTTTAGGGGACACGGACAGAAAAGATTTGCAAAAGACGGTGGACGCCCTTCGGGACCGCTTCCCCGATACGATCCTCGTTTCCTTCCCCGGCGACGAGGAGGCGGCGGGAGGATGCCTTGCTTCGGGCCGCGGTTTCTTCCATATCAGCGCGAACGGCGGGGCGGAGCCTTGCCCGTTTTCTCCCCATTCACAGTTGAACCTGCGTGAAAGCACCATTGAAGACGCACTGCGTTCCGGCTTTTTTCTGCGGCTGCGTGAAATTGCCGTAAATGCCGGGCATCACGGGGGCTGCACGCTCTTTGAGCATAAAGAGGAAGTCGAGGCCCTGACAGGCGGTACGGCCCCGTGA
- a CDS encoding RNA polymerase sigma factor: MDRGVYVNETKQQDKSKFFTQLCEPVIGSLYAYIRKNSNPSFLCNDIYQTTLMLAYENINSLRDEKKFKSWIFTIGRREIVRFNKRYKKEFFIDDVFPERSENLIPRDADIRSLEEQILLEEEKEKVARWLSRLSAADKQFLKYYYYDERTYAEISDIMHIKQGTLRVMHHRILKRLEKIAKGDEYGK, translated from the coding sequence ATGGATCGGGGAGTGTATGTGAATGAAACCAAACAACAGGACAAGTCAAAATTTTTCACACAGCTGTGCGAGCCTGTAATCGGCAGTTTATATGCTTATATCCGCAAAAATTCAAATCCATCGTTTTTATGCAACGATATTTACCAGACCACGCTGATGCTTGCATACGAAAACATCAATTCCCTGAGGGATGAGAAAAAATTCAAAAGCTGGATTTTCACCATCGGACGCCGGGAGATCGTCCGCTTCAATAAAAGGTATAAAAAGGAATTTTTTATTGACGACGTATTTCCCGAACGTTCGGAAAACCTGATACCGCGCGATGCGGACATCCGTTCCCTCGAGGAGCAGATTTTGTTGGAGGAAGAGAAGGAAAAGGTCGCAAGGTGGCTGTCCCGCCTCAGCGCGGCGGACAAGCAGTTCCTGAAATATTATTATTACGACGAGAGGACTTATGCCGAGATTTCCGATATTATGCACATAAAACAGGGAACTCTGCGCGTCATGCACCACCGGATTTTGAAAAGGCTTGAAAAGATTGCAAAAGGTGACGAATATGGAAAATGA
- a CDS encoding DUF4367 domain-containing protein translates to MENDFRKKMKKIIDENLDEFESGGNGKEDAETARKLFEQFRGNLPAEENAKPRPKKKFPLFIPVAAAVLVGIFIGSFLFSDVPAARAFKTNVEQFFTSIFSPDTKIEEDGQQIDEYQSVEDLQKDLDFTLPQFTWIPEGYELSSVQKGESPDESKIISEEYLNPTMNPLGYISISIVYMDNSSETQISGLWSTREYISEEINNIPVTISSDKPYSSIFFYRDMYQISITTNDNIDTLKNIIANIQ, encoded by the coding sequence ATGGAAAATGATTTCCGTAAAAAAATGAAGAAAATCATCGATGAAAACCTCGATGAATTTGAGTCCGGCGGGAACGGGAAGGAGGACGCGGAAACGGCGCGGAAATTGTTTGAACAATTTCGCGGGAACCTTCCCGCGGAAGAAAATGCAAAGCCCCGCCCAAAGAAAAAATTCCCGCTGTTTATTCCCGTTGCCGCGGCGGTTTTGGTCGGCATCTTTATTGGTTCGTTCCTCTTTTCGGACGTTCCGGCCGCACGCGCGTTTAAAACGAATGTGGAGCAGTTCTTTACTTCTATTTTCAGCCCGGACACGAAGATCGAAGAGGACGGGCAGCAGATCGACGAATACCAAAGCGTGGAAGACCTGCAAAAAGACCTCGATTTTACTTTACCCCAATTTACGTGGATTCCGGAAGGGTATGAGCTTTCAAGTGTGCAAAAGGGTGAATCACCTGATGAATCAAAGATTATATCGGAAGAATATCTCAATCCAACCATGAATCCTTTAGGCTACATTAGTATTAGCATCGTATATATGGACAATTCTTCTGAAACACAGATTTCCGGACTTTGGAGTACGCGTGAATATATATCAGAGGAAATAAATAATATTCCCGTTACAATCTCTAGTGACAAACCTTATTCTTCTATTTTTTTCTACCGTGATATGTACCAGATTTCCATTACAACTAATGATAATATCGACACTTTAAAAAATATAATTGCAAATATACAATAA